Proteins from a single region of Verrucosispora sp. NA02020:
- a CDS encoding succinate dehydrogenase/fumarate reductase iron-sulfur subunit, translated as MNLTLRIWRQSSPQDKGRMVTYQVEDVSPDMSFLEMLDVLNERLILSGEEPVAFDHDCREGICGMCGLMINGDAHGPQRGTTACQLHMRQFSDGETIDIEPWRARAFPVIKDLVVNRNSFDEIIAAGGYITAPTGSAPEAHSVPVAKADADAAFESAACIGCGACVAACPNGSGMLFTAAKVTQLSLLPQGQPERYTRVIGMVDAHDEAGFGGCTNAGECTVVCPKGIPLTTIGRLNRDYLAATTKRNDTPGT; from the coding sequence GTGAACCTGACCCTGCGCATCTGGCGTCAGTCCAGCCCCCAGGACAAGGGGCGGATGGTGACCTACCAGGTCGAGGACGTCTCACCGGACATGTCCTTCCTGGAGATGCTCGACGTCCTCAACGAGCGGCTCATCCTCTCCGGCGAGGAGCCGGTCGCCTTCGACCACGACTGCCGCGAGGGCATCTGCGGCATGTGCGGCCTGATGATCAACGGTGACGCGCACGGGCCGCAGCGCGGCACCACCGCCTGCCAGTTGCACATGCGCCAGTTCTCCGACGGCGAGACGATCGACATCGAGCCGTGGCGGGCCCGGGCCTTCCCGGTCATCAAGGACCTGGTGGTCAACCGCAACTCGTTCGACGAGATCATCGCTGCCGGCGGGTACATCACCGCCCCCACCGGCAGCGCGCCGGAGGCCCACTCGGTCCCGGTGGCCAAGGCCGACGCCGACGCCGCCTTCGAGTCGGCCGCCTGCATCGGCTGCGGCGCCTGCGTGGCCGCCTGCCCGAACGGCTCCGGCATGCTCTTCACCGCCGCCAAGGTCACCCAGCTCTCGCTGCTCCCCCAGGGCCAGCCCGAGCGGTACACCCGGGTCATCGGCATGGTGGACGCGCACGACGAGGCCGGCTTCGGCGGCTGCACCAACGCGGGCGAGTGCACCGTGGTCTGCCCGAAGGGCATCCCGCTGACCACCATCGGCCGCCTGAACCGCGACTACCTGGCCGCCACCACCAAGCGCAACGACACCCCCGGCACCTGA
- a CDS encoding zinc-dependent alcohol dehydrogenase, producing MRALTWQGKRDVRVETVPDPRIEEPTDAIVRITSTAICGSDLHLYEVLGPYLKPGDVLGHEPMGIVEEVGSGVTRLKPGDRVVVPFNIACGSCWMCQRQLYAQCETTQVTAEGKGAALFGYTSLYGSVPGGQAEFLRVPHADFGPITVPDHGPDERWLYLSDILPTAWQAVRYADTPPGGTLAVFGLGPVGQFCTRVGRQLGAERVIGLDLVPERLEMARRHGVEVLDVSQLDDVPGALIELVDGRGPDAVIDAVGMEAHGAPLGKFAQAAAGLLPDKLADPMIDKAGVDRLVVLKAALKAVRRGGTVSISGVYGGEVDPLPLMEMFDRGIQLRMGQCHVRRWIDEIVPLLTDEDPLGVSDLRTHRLPLDQAPQAYEMFQRKEDGCVKAVLTP from the coding sequence ATGCGGGCGTTGACGTGGCAGGGCAAGCGGGACGTACGGGTGGAGACCGTGCCCGACCCGAGGATCGAGGAGCCGACCGACGCGATCGTACGGATCACCTCCACCGCCATCTGCGGCTCGGACCTGCACCTGTACGAGGTGCTGGGGCCGTACCTGAAGCCGGGTGACGTGTTGGGGCACGAGCCGATGGGAATCGTCGAGGAGGTCGGGTCGGGGGTGACCCGGCTCAAGCCCGGCGACCGGGTGGTGGTGCCGTTCAACATCGCCTGCGGGTCGTGCTGGATGTGTCAGCGCCAGTTGTACGCCCAGTGTGAGACCACCCAGGTGACCGCCGAGGGCAAGGGCGCGGCCCTGTTCGGCTACACCTCCCTCTACGGTTCGGTGCCCGGTGGGCAGGCCGAGTTCCTGCGGGTGCCGCACGCCGACTTCGGTCCGATCACGGTGCCGGACCACGGCCCGGACGAACGCTGGCTCTATCTGTCGGACATCCTGCCCACCGCCTGGCAGGCCGTCCGGTACGCGGACACGCCGCCCGGCGGCACGCTGGCCGTCTTCGGTCTCGGCCCGGTGGGTCAGTTCTGCACGCGGGTCGGCCGGCAGCTCGGTGCCGAGCGGGTGATCGGGCTGGACCTGGTGCCGGAGCGGCTGGAGATGGCCCGTCGGCACGGGGTGGAGGTGCTCGACGTGTCCCAGCTCGACGACGTACCCGGTGCCCTGATCGAGCTGGTGGACGGGCGCGGCCCGGACGCGGTCATCGACGCGGTGGGCATGGAGGCGCACGGCGCGCCGCTGGGCAAGTTCGCCCAGGCCGCCGCCGGGCTGCTCCCGGACAAGCTGGCCGACCCGATGATCGACAAGGCCGGGGTGGACCGGCTGGTCGTGCTCAAGGCCGCGCTGAAGGCCGTCCGGCGCGGCGGCACGGTCTCCATCTCGGGGGTGTACGGCGGCGAGGTCGACCCGCTGCCGTTGATGGAGATGTTCGACCGGGGCATCCAGTTGCGGATGGGCCAGTGCCACGTACGCCGGTGGATCGACGAGATCGTCCCGCTGCTCACCGACGAGGACCCGCTCGGTGTCTCGGACCTGCGCACCCACCGGCTGCCGCTGGACCAGGCCC